One Spirochaeta africana DSM 8902 genomic window carries:
- the lysC gene encoding lysine-sensitive aspartokinase 3, translating to MRVIKFGGTSVQDAPRIRTVLDIAVSAARSPGGAVLVSSALAGTTNSLLHIADLGRAQQRDAATAEIAALRERHLDEAAGLLGHDSPQLPELQQHIESLISQIRSLLEGILLLRECSARTRDAIVSCGELLSTTIIAAAAASLEIPSEWIDARELLCTDDNFGEASVDFPASNQRIQARIQPRMDYLYITQGFIAANERRVTTTLGRGGSDYSAAIIAAALGAEALEIWTDVDGIMTTDPRIVSSARRVPAMSYAEAAELAYFGAKVVHPSTVQPAIGVGIPIYVRNTHNPHNPGTVISNERHRRGLRAIAAKKEITVVTTQSSRMLHAYGFMQQLFGIFARNRVAVDLVATSEVSVSVTLDPGVAEDSFPSALEELKELGEVTVERSMAIICLVGHDLWKDAVFIARVFTVMQDIPVRLISLGSSDINLSLVVPEEYRETAVVRLHQAFFPEQDHG from the coding sequence ATGCGCGTAATCAAGTTCGGCGGTACCAGCGTACAGGATGCCCCGCGCATCCGTACCGTGCTCGATATCGCCGTATCAGCCGCCCGGTCACCGGGCGGCGCTGTTCTGGTATCAAGTGCTCTGGCAGGAACCACCAACAGTCTGCTGCATATTGCCGATCTGGGCAGAGCACAGCAGCGTGACGCCGCCACAGCAGAGATTGCCGCTCTGCGGGAGCGTCACCTGGACGAGGCTGCCGGGCTGCTGGGTCATGATTCCCCGCAGCTGCCGGAGCTGCAGCAACATATCGAGTCCTTGATCAGCCAGATCCGTTCCCTGCTGGAGGGGATACTGCTGCTGCGGGAATGCAGCGCACGCACCCGGGATGCTATCGTAAGCTGCGGCGAACTGCTGTCGACCACCATTATTGCGGCAGCCGCAGCAAGCCTGGAGATTCCATCGGAATGGATCGATGCCCGTGAATTACTGTGTACCGATGACAATTTTGGCGAGGCCAGCGTCGATTTTCCGGCATCCAATCAGCGTATCCAGGCGCGCATCCAGCCCCGCATGGATTATCTGTACATCACGCAGGGGTTCATCGCTGCCAATGAGCGCAGGGTTACCACAACCCTTGGCCGCGGCGGCTCGGACTACTCGGCGGCGATTATTGCCGCGGCGCTTGGTGCCGAGGCACTGGAGATCTGGACCGATGTCGACGGGATAATGACCACGGATCCCCGCATTGTCTCCTCGGCTCGCCGGGTGCCAGCCATGAGCTATGCCGAGGCAGCAGAGCTTGCCTATTTTGGCGCCAAGGTGGTTCACCCCTCCACGGTACAGCCCGCAATTGGCGTGGGAATCCCGATCTATGTACGCAACACCCACAACCCGCATAATCCCGGCACCGTAATCTCCAACGAGCGACACCGTCGCGGGCTGCGAGCCATTGCCGCCAAGAAAGAGATCACGGTGGTTACCACACAATCCTCCCGTATGCTGCATGCCTATGGCTTTATGCAGCAGCTGTTCGGCATATTTGCCCGGAATCGGGTGGCGGTCGACCTGGTAGCAACATCCGAGGTTTCGGTATCGGTAACCCTGGATCCGGGGGTAGCCGAGGACAGCTTCCCGTCAGCTCTCGAGGAACTGAAAGAACTGGGCGAAGTTACGGTTGAACGCTCTATGGCGATTATCTGCCTGGTGGGACACGATCTCTGGAAGGATGCGGTGTTCATTGCCCGGGTTTTTACCGTTATGCAGGACATCCCGGTACGTCTGATCAGCCTGGGCTCATCGGAC